The Leptospira sp. WS39.C2 genome contains a region encoding:
- the pbpC gene encoding penicillin-binding protein 1C, with translation MKLIFYISSYLSLVFPSILIALPTYQEVKSNYLPSDISLYDRRQELIQRLRVRKEYRSEGWVEYQEFPKFLIDSVIHAEDKRFYEHKGVDSNAILSSLFFSLKGTSLRGASTISMQLVTLLDPNLQPGKNQRKSIFQKIKQIHQATELESFWTKEEILTAYLNLIFFRGELKGIASATQGLFRKSVSSITPNESYLLAALIRSPQSSIEKISKRVCALKKERDGVFQNCEEISRFVRESLFRNTNYLQQPSYVPLFAKSVIELGGYNLNEFLKIDTTLSYSYQKKVEEILRRNIKTLENRNVKDGAVVVIENKTGKVLVYVANIGKESSVSQLDLIRTKRQVGSTLKPFVYALNFQQKKLTPNSILSDSPIGIPVYQGIYRPLNYDKSYKGNVTVRQSLASSLNIPAIRALSFLDVNEFVSLLENLGIKGLQYPEFYGPSLALGAADISLLELTNAYRMFANGGLYSQIQWRENEGSFEQKRIFSTQVSFMISDILSDREARSLGFGWDNFLSTSYFTAVKTGTSQDMRDNWCIGYSEHYTVGVWVGNPTGSPMLDVSGITGAAPVWRETMDVLHESLNSKLISYEDPTTNEFELNEKMDSSNGNGLEKTKSFRILTPVSGSIFALDPDIPNGRQKILFTISSYDVSYSYYLNDVFLAHTKEPFLWEPKKGEYRLEIKDKDQKIVSLSLFEVR, from the coding sequence ATGAAACTGATATTTTATATCAGTTCGTATCTTTCTTTAGTATTTCCGTCTATACTCATCGCACTACCTACTTATCAAGAGGTAAAATCCAATTATTTGCCATCTGACATTAGTTTGTATGATCGACGACAAGAACTCATCCAAAGGCTTCGTGTAAGAAAAGAATATCGTTCTGAAGGTTGGGTGGAATACCAAGAGTTTCCTAAATTTTTAATCGATTCTGTAATTCATGCCGAGGACAAACGTTTTTATGAACATAAAGGTGTTGATAGTAATGCAATTCTATCATCCTTATTTTTTAGTTTAAAAGGTACTTCACTTCGAGGTGCCTCAACAATTTCCATGCAACTTGTAACTCTTTTGGATCCAAATTTACAACCTGGAAAAAACCAAAGGAAATCTATTTTCCAAAAGATAAAACAAATCCACCAAGCCACAGAATTAGAATCATTTTGGACTAAAGAAGAAATTCTAACAGCATATCTGAATTTAATTTTTTTTCGTGGAGAACTAAAAGGTATCGCTTCGGCTACTCAAGGTTTATTTCGCAAATCTGTTTCTTCCATAACACCAAACGAATCGTATTTACTCGCAGCCCTAATTCGATCTCCACAAAGTTCCATTGAAAAGATATCAAAACGAGTTTGTGCATTAAAAAAGGAAAGGGATGGAGTCTTTCAAAACTGTGAAGAAATTTCTCGTTTTGTACGCGAAAGTTTATTTCGGAATACAAATTATTTGCAACAACCATCTTATGTTCCTCTGTTTGCAAAATCAGTGATCGAACTCGGTGGTTATAATTTAAATGAATTTCTTAAAATCGATACAACTCTTTCGTATTCTTACCAAAAAAAGGTTGAGGAGATTTTAAGAAGGAATATCAAAACACTAGAAAATCGAAATGTAAAAGATGGGGCAGTTGTAGTTATTGAAAACAAAACTGGGAAGGTTTTGGTATATGTAGCCAACATTGGAAAGGAAAGTTCAGTTTCTCAATTAGACTTAATTCGCACCAAACGACAAGTTGGTTCCACTTTAAAACCATTTGTATATGCTTTAAATTTCCAACAAAAAAAACTAACGCCAAATTCCATTCTTTCGGATTCTCCCATTGGAATACCTGTTTATCAAGGGATTTATCGCCCTTTAAATTATGATAAATCTTATAAAGGGAATGTGACAGTGAGGCAAAGTTTGGCCTCATCTTTGAATATCCCTGCCATTCGGGCTTTGTCCTTTTTGGATGTTAATGAATTTGTCTCTTTATTAGAAAACCTTGGTATCAAGGGATTACAATACCCTGAATTTTATGGTCCATCCTTAGCTCTTGGAGCCGCTGACATTAGTTTATTAGAACTTACCAATGCTTACCGGATGTTTGCCAATGGAGGTTTGTATTCACAAATCCAATGGCGGGAAAATGAAGGTAGTTTTGAACAAAAGAGGATTTTTTCAACCCAAGTGAGTTTTATGATATCCGATATTTTATCTGACCGTGAGGCAAGGTCTCTTGGTTTTGGTTGGGATAATTTTCTTTCTACTTCCTATTTTACAGCCGTCAAAACAGGAACAAGCCAAGATATGAGAGACAATTGGTGTATTGGATACTCTGAACACTACACAGTCGGGGTATGGGTTGGCAATCCAACAGGAAGTCCTATGTTAGATGTATCTGGGATCACTGGTGCAGCACCTGTTTGGCGAGAAACTATGGACGTATTACATGAATCACTAAATTCTAAATTGATTTCCTATGAAGATCCAACGACTAATGAATTTGAATTAAATGAAAAAATGGATTCGTCTAATGGAAACGGTTTAGAAAAAACAAAATCATTTCGAATTTTGACACCTGTGAGTGGGAGTATATTTGCATTGGATCCTGATATTCCGAATGGCAGACAAAAAATCCTCTTTACAATCAGTTCCTACGATGTTTCGTATTCTTATTATTTAAACGATGTATTTTTAGCCCATACAAAAGAACCATTTCTCTGGGAACCAAAAAAAGGAGAGTATCGATTAGAAATCAAAGACAAAGATCAAAAGATTGTATCCTTATCTTTATTTGAAGTTCGATAA